A region of Myxococcus stipitatus DSM 14675 DNA encodes the following proteins:
- a CDS encoding ATP-binding protein encodes MGGSEPPDNAPEVSVRTTSTLLLYFERTYGVERLKALWARHDVPLSLEYLRTHANYISLRFLERLATLLMEASGDARFMRNAGLFLATPEAMGFAYYLLRAFGSPRMCYLKTIELAPSYNRVGNFHVEQLEQKRLVLTYSSKIPETGRDICELRMGQFASIPTIWGLPPAEVRESECQVLGASVCRYHLTWTDPLTQWGHHLGLFLGTVGGLVAGSLGLAHPIFGAVSLAMAGFAVGGWWDGRRELRGKDEALRSQNQAVMGSLMELQQRYDEIFRANVALEDRVAERTQALKESNSKLEESLARQQELDRLKSEFFDNVSHELRTPLTLILLTLESLERRGAEDSSPEVVLQHVATMERSAQRLLRLINNLLDLAQMESGKARLRYAPLELFGFLSTVLPPFLTMAERQGVSLRLEGAAVATVEVDHERMDIVFQNLLSNALKFTQTGGVTVRVSETEHEVLVDVEDTGQGISAQDTKVIFDRFAQADNSGTRRFGGTGIGLALVKETLELHEGGISVTSELGKGSTFHVRLPKGRAHIREELRERRRAEMPVRRERRGSGSFPTVDSGGAESGRPSVSTVARDHAGPGPESPRILVVEDDPEIRGYIAGLLKQHFRVLEAVNGDEGRHRALAERPDLIVSDVMMPVMSGLQMLAALRESPQTVDIPVILLTARQEVSAKVDALGTGANDYLGKPFSPRELLARIETQLRLRDAAVRSAENERLAAIGLLTSGFAHEVRNPLNGLMNALTPLKEVMRDNSPDADLSRAMLEVMEECGQRIRHLAESLLSFTRTSDTPVLLSLDTLLDSTLGVLTWRVPSGVTVERSYECTVPVHGDPGSLNQVWLNLLDNALRAVGEHGRVQVATHRDGEDAVVTISDNGVGIRQEDMERLFQPFFSTRAAGEGTGLGLALSRRIVVRHGGRIQVRSTPGKGTQVEVRLPLRPPGRSSSGGGLDGQGEARVGRLG; translated from the coding sequence ATGGGAGGTTCCGAGCCTCCAGACAATGCCCCCGAGGTCAGTGTCCGCACGACGTCGACCCTGCTGTTGTACTTCGAACGCACCTACGGCGTGGAGCGGCTCAAGGCGCTGTGGGCGCGCCACGACGTGCCGCTCTCGCTCGAGTACCTGCGCACGCACGCCAACTACATCTCGCTGCGGTTCCTGGAGCGGCTGGCCACGCTGCTGATGGAGGCCTCCGGGGACGCGCGCTTCATGCGCAACGCGGGACTCTTCCTGGCGACGCCGGAGGCGATGGGCTTCGCGTACTACCTGCTGCGCGCCTTTGGCTCGCCGCGCATGTGCTACCTGAAGACCATCGAGCTGGCGCCCAGCTACAACCGCGTGGGCAACTTCCACGTGGAGCAACTGGAGCAGAAGCGGCTGGTGCTCACGTACTCGAGCAAGATTCCCGAGACGGGCCGCGACATCTGCGAGCTGCGCATGGGGCAGTTCGCCTCCATCCCCACCATCTGGGGGCTTCCTCCCGCGGAGGTGCGCGAGTCCGAGTGCCAGGTGCTGGGCGCGTCCGTGTGCCGCTACCACCTGACGTGGACGGACCCGCTGACGCAGTGGGGGCATCACCTGGGCCTGTTCCTGGGCACGGTGGGGGGGCTCGTCGCGGGCTCGCTGGGCCTGGCGCATCCCATCTTCGGCGCGGTGTCGCTGGCGATGGCGGGCTTCGCCGTCGGCGGCTGGTGGGATGGCCGCCGGGAGCTGCGAGGCAAGGACGAGGCGCTGCGCTCGCAGAACCAGGCCGTCATGGGCTCGCTGATGGAGCTCCAGCAGCGCTACGACGAAATCTTCCGCGCCAACGTGGCCCTCGAGGACCGGGTGGCCGAGCGCACCCAGGCGCTCAAGGAGTCCAACAGCAAGCTGGAGGAGTCGCTCGCCCGTCAGCAGGAGCTGGACCGGCTCAAGAGCGAGTTCTTCGACAACGTCAGCCACGAGCTGCGCACGCCCCTCACGCTCATCCTGCTCACGCTGGAGTCCCTGGAGCGACGGGGCGCGGAGGACAGCTCTCCGGAGGTCGTCCTCCAGCACGTGGCCACCATGGAGCGCAGCGCGCAGCGCCTGCTGCGGCTCATCAACAACCTGCTGGACCTGGCGCAGATGGAGTCGGGCAAGGCGCGCCTGCGCTATGCGCCCCTGGAGCTGTTCGGCTTCTTGAGCACCGTGCTGCCGCCGTTCCTCACGATGGCGGAGCGCCAGGGTGTCTCCCTCAGGCTGGAGGGCGCCGCGGTGGCGACGGTCGAGGTGGACCACGAGCGCATGGACATCGTGTTCCAGAACCTGCTGTCCAACGCGCTGAAGTTCACCCAGACGGGCGGGGTGACGGTGCGCGTGTCGGAGACGGAGCACGAGGTGCTGGTGGACGTGGAGGACACGGGCCAGGGCATCTCCGCGCAGGACACGAAGGTCATCTTCGACCGCTTCGCGCAGGCGGACAACAGCGGCACCCGCCGCTTCGGCGGCACGGGCATCGGCCTGGCGCTGGTGAAGGAGACGCTGGAGCTGCACGAGGGCGGCATCTCCGTGACGAGCGAGCTGGGCAAGGGCTCCACCTTCCACGTGCGGCTGCCCAAGGGGCGCGCGCACATCCGCGAGGAGCTGCGCGAGCGCCGCCGCGCGGAGATGCCCGTGCGCCGCGAGCGCCGCGGCTCGGGCTCCTTCCCCACGGTGGACTCGGGCGGGGCGGAGAGTGGACGTCCCTCGGTCAGCACCGTGGCCAGGGACCATGCGGGGCCTGGGCCGGAGTCTCCGCGCATCCTCGTGGTGGAGGATGACCCCGAGATTCGGGGCTACATCGCGGGCCTGCTCAAGCAGCACTTCCGCGTGCTGGAGGCCGTCAACGGCGACGAGGGCCGGCACCGCGCGCTGGCGGAGCGGCCGGACCTCATCGTGTCGGACGTGATGATGCCCGTCATGTCCGGGCTCCAGATGCTGGCGGCCCTGCGCGAGTCGCCGCAGACGGTGGACATCCCCGTCATCCTCCTCACCGCGCGGCAGGAGGTCTCCGCGAAGGTGGACGCGCTGGGGACGGGCGCCAACGACTACCTGGGCAAGCCCTTCAGCCCCCGCGAGCTGCTGGCGCGAATCGAAACCCAGTTGCGTCTGCGTGACGCGGCGGTGCGCTCGGCGGAGAACGAACGGTTGGCCGCCATCGGCCTGCTCACCTCGGGCTTCGCGCACGAGGTCCGCAATCCGCTCAACGGGCTGATGAACGCGCTGACGCCGCTGAAGGAAGTGATGCGCGACAACAGCCCGGACGCGGACCTGAGCCGGGCCATGCTGGAGGTGATGGAGGAGTGCGGCCAGCGCATCCGCCACCTCGCCGAGTCGCTGCTCTCCTTCACCCGCACGTCGGACACCCCCGTCCTCCTGTCCCTGGACACGCTGCTGGACTCGACGCTGGGCGTGCTGACGTGGCGCGTGCCGTCGGGCGTGACGGTGGAGCGCTCGTACGAGTGCACCGTCCCCGTGCACGGCGACCCGGGCTCGCTCAACCAGGTGTGGCTCAACCTGTTGGACAACGCCCTGCGCGCCGTGGGCGAGCATGGCCGCGTGCAGGTCGCCACGCACCGCGACGGAGAGGACGCCGTCGTCACCATCAGCGACAACGGCGTGGGCATCCGCCAGGAGGACATGGAGCGGCTGTTCCAGCCCTTCTTCTCCACGCGCGCCGCGGGCGAGGGCACGGGGCTGGGCCTCGCGCTGAGCCGGCGCATCGTCGTCCGCCACGGCGGGCGGATTCAGGTCCGGAGCACTCCGGGCAAGGGCACCCAGGTCGAGGTGCGCCTGCCCCTGCGCCCCCCAGGCCGCTCTTCATCGGGCGGCGGGTTGGACGGGCAGGGGGAAGCGCGCGTGGGGCGGCTGGGTTGA
- a CDS encoding peptide MFS transporter yields MQGTAAAGATRQGHPPGLYLLFFTEMWERMSYYGMRGLLVLFLTSTTMGGFGWSREDALGLYGTYTGLVYLTPIVGGFIADRFIGQRKAVVLGGVLMMIGHLVLAIPNVMMFYVGLGFLIIGNGFFKPNISTMVGGLYPQGDGRRDGAFTIFYMGINVGAMLGNFICGTLGERVGWHWGFGSAGVGMLLGLVAFVLLQKKYLGDVGLAPVKRAEPVVAREEVPKKAFSRDEIDRIVVIFIIAIFVVAFWAGFEQAGGLMNLFTNEKVDRTVFGQLVPTTWFQNFNSLFIVLLAPVFAALWSWLAARGKDPSIPVKMGMGLVFLSVGFVFMLGAAGQSDAGGKAAAHWVILAYLFHTMGELCLSPVGLSMVTKVAPHRIVSAMMGVWFLANAAANKLSGKIGAASGQLGEFDVFLYLGIGSGIAGAILIVVAPILKKMMHGTDQLKPADPSGDTAQGGTAAAA; encoded by the coding sequence ATGCAAGGAACCGCAGCGGCGGGCGCTACCCGCCAGGGGCACCCGCCCGGGTTGTACCTCCTGTTCTTCACCGAGATGTGGGAGCGCATGTCGTACTACGGCATGCGAGGTCTGCTCGTCCTCTTCCTGACGAGCACGACCATGGGTGGGTTCGGGTGGAGCCGGGAGGACGCGCTTGGCCTCTACGGCACGTACACCGGGCTGGTCTACCTGACGCCCATCGTGGGCGGCTTCATCGCGGACCGCTTCATCGGTCAGCGCAAGGCCGTGGTGCTCGGTGGCGTGTTGATGATGATAGGCCACCTGGTCCTCGCCATCCCCAACGTGATGATGTTCTACGTGGGCCTGGGGTTCCTCATCATCGGCAATGGCTTCTTCAAGCCCAACATCTCCACGATGGTCGGTGGCCTGTATCCCCAAGGTGACGGCCGTCGCGACGGCGCCTTCACCATCTTCTACATGGGCATCAACGTCGGCGCGATGCTGGGCAACTTCATCTGCGGCACCCTGGGTGAGAGGGTCGGCTGGCACTGGGGCTTCGGCTCCGCTGGCGTCGGCATGCTCCTGGGCCTCGTCGCCTTCGTGCTCCTGCAGAAGAAGTATCTGGGAGATGTGGGGTTGGCTCCCGTGAAGCGCGCGGAGCCCGTCGTCGCTCGGGAGGAAGTCCCCAAGAAGGCCTTCAGCCGCGACGAGATCGACCGCATCGTCGTCATCTTCATCATCGCCATCTTCGTCGTGGCGTTCTGGGCGGGCTTCGAGCAGGCCGGCGGCCTGATGAACCTCTTCACGAACGAGAAGGTGGACCGGACGGTGTTCGGTCAGCTGGTTCCCACGACCTGGTTCCAGAACTTCAACTCGCTCTTCATCGTGCTGCTGGCGCCGGTGTTCGCCGCGCTGTGGAGCTGGCTAGCGGCTCGCGGCAAGGACCCGAGCATCCCGGTCAAGATGGGCATGGGGCTCGTGTTCCTGTCCGTGGGCTTCGTCTTCATGTTGGGCGCCGCCGGCCAGAGCGACGCGGGCGGCAAGGCCGCCGCTCACTGGGTCATCCTGGCGTACCTGTTCCACACCATGGGCGAGCTGTGCCTGTCCCCGGTGGGTCTCTCCATGGTGACCAAGGTCGCGCCTCACCGCATCGTCTCCGCGATGATGGGCGTGTGGTTCCTGGCGAACGCGGCGGCGAACAAGCTGTCCGGCAAGATTGGTGCGGCCTCGGGCCAGCTGGGCGAGTTCGACGTGTTCCTCTACCTCGGCATCGGCTCCGGCATCGCTGGCGCCATCCTCATCGTCGTGGCGCCCATCTTGAAGAAGATGATGCACGGCACTGACCAGCTGAAGCCGGCGGACCCCTCGGGCGACACCGCGCAGGGCGGCACCGCGGCGGCGGCCTGA
- a CDS encoding POT family MFS transporter produces the protein MAESPAAKDNKFPPQIPFIIGNEACERFSFYGMRNILTMFLIQYLLLNEVPDPALRTAQGKSLMHTFMAGVYFFPLIGGYLADRFWGKYRTILWLSVVYCIGHGLLAVFENNATGFYTGLALIAVGSGGIKPCVAAMAGDQFNESNSHLVKKLFAIFYWTINFGSFFASLFIPLLLKNFGPSVAFGIPGVLMFIATIIFWAGRRHYVVVPPTGANPHSFLKVVFSALKNRGKPGHWLDGARAQHPEEAVEGAKAVFRVSGLMLPFVPFFWMLFDQKASTWVVQAASMDLNVLGFEFQPSQMQFVNPMLVMLLIPLLTGVVYPLSQRAGWELTPLRRMPLGLVFGAVSFIIAGFFQVAMEGGTVLNISWQILPYVVLTLGEILMSTTGLEFAYTQAPRQMKGTIQSVWLVTNTLANVAVAIAAALNVFSGSGQFFFYAGMALVAAVGMALVARRYVVRDYYQTSATQASGEAAAPGITAKSA, from the coding sequence ATGGCTGAGAGTCCCGCTGCGAAGGACAACAAGTTCCCGCCGCAGATACCGTTCATCATCGGTAACGAAGCGTGTGAGCGCTTCAGCTTCTACGGGATGCGGAACATCCTCACGATGTTCCTCATCCAGTACCTGCTCCTCAACGAGGTGCCGGACCCTGCCCTGCGCACCGCCCAGGGCAAGAGCCTGATGCACACCTTCATGGCGGGGGTGTACTTCTTCCCGCTCATCGGTGGCTATCTGGCGGACCGGTTCTGGGGCAAGTACCGGACCATCCTCTGGTTGAGCGTCGTGTACTGCATCGGCCATGGGCTGCTGGCCGTCTTCGAGAACAACGCCACGGGCTTCTACACGGGACTGGCGCTCATCGCGGTGGGCAGCGGCGGCATCAAGCCGTGTGTCGCGGCCATGGCGGGAGACCAGTTCAACGAGTCCAACAGCCACCTGGTGAAGAAGCTCTTCGCCATCTTCTACTGGACCATCAACTTCGGCTCGTTCTTCGCGTCGTTGTTCATCCCGCTGCTCCTGAAGAACTTCGGGCCGTCGGTGGCCTTCGGCATCCCCGGGGTGCTGATGTTCATCGCGACCATCATCTTCTGGGCGGGCCGGCGCCACTACGTCGTCGTGCCGCCCACGGGCGCAAACCCGCACTCGTTCCTCAAGGTGGTGTTCAGCGCCCTGAAGAACCGCGGCAAGCCGGGCCACTGGCTCGACGGCGCCCGCGCGCAGCACCCCGAGGAGGCCGTCGAGGGTGCCAAGGCCGTGTTCCGCGTCAGCGGGCTGATGCTGCCCTTCGTGCCCTTCTTCTGGATGCTCTTCGACCAGAAGGCCTCGACCTGGGTGGTCCAGGCGGCCTCCATGGACCTGAATGTCCTGGGGTTCGAGTTCCAGCCCAGCCAGATGCAGTTCGTCAACCCGATGCTGGTGATGCTGCTCATCCCCCTGCTGACGGGCGTGGTGTACCCGCTGTCGCAGCGCGCGGGGTGGGAGCTGACGCCGCTGCGGCGCATGCCGCTGGGCCTCGTGTTCGGCGCGGTGTCGTTCATCATCGCGGGCTTCTTCCAGGTGGCGATGGAAGGCGGCACGGTGCTGAACATCTCCTGGCAGATTCTCCCGTACGTCGTGCTGACGCTGGGCGAAATCCTGATGTCCACCACGGGCCTGGAGTTCGCGTACACGCAGGCGCCTCGGCAGATGAAGGGCACCATCCAGAGCGTGTGGCTGGTGACGAACACGCTGGCCAACGTGGCGGTGGCCATCGCCGCGGCGCTCAACGTCTTCTCGGGCTCCGGCCAGTTCTTCTTCTACGCCGGCATGGCCCTGGTGGCCGCGGTGGGCATGGCGCTGGTGGCCCGTCGCTACGTGGTGCGCGACTACTACCAGACGTCCGCGACGCAGGCGTCCGGTGAGGCCGCCGCTCCGGGCATCACCGCCAAGTCGGCCTGA